A section of the Paenibacillus odorifer genome encodes:
- the infC gene encoding translation initiation factor IF-3, which produces MAVLINEQIRASEVVLTGLRGEKLGIVSREEALAMARSAGADLVCTSLMSSPPPCSLTAKGKAKAAAQKEAASARKASGGSAAKGGSKEKVKELRFTAHIEEHDYDTKLRQADKHLRSGKPVQLVVKASGAKEAAASKAVLERLVTDLKDVGTKETGIQTGGKGSQVKLNPR; this is translated from the coding sequence GTGGCAGTATTAATCAATGAACAAATCAGAGCATCCGAAGTAGTCCTTACAGGACTTAGGGGTGAGAAGCTGGGTATCGTCTCCCGGGAAGAGGCGCTGGCCATGGCCAGATCAGCAGGTGCTGATCTGGTATGCACCTCGCTAATGAGCAGCCCACCGCCCTGCAGCCTAACTGCAAAAGGCAAAGCAAAAGCGGCCGCGCAGAAAGAAGCAGCCTCAGCACGCAAGGCCAGTGGGGGTTCAGCTGCAAAGGGCGGCAGCAAGGAGAAGGTCAAAGAACTCCGCTTTACTGCTCATATTGAAGAGCACGACTACGATACTAAGCTCCGTCAGGCTGATAAGCATCTCCGCTCCGGCAAGCCGGTGCAATTAGTCGTGAAGGCATCCGGCGCCAAAGAAGCGGCTGCCTCCAAGGCCGTATTGGAGCGACTAGTGACTGACTTGAAGGACGTTGGAACGAAGGAAACGGGCATACAGACAGGCGGCAAAGGTTCACAGGTGAAATTAAATCCACGGTGA
- a CDS encoding LysR family transcriptional regulator has translation MDLKELMAFKTILQEGTFSRAAEKLNYAQSTITNQIQRLEKELGIQLFHRGWEVELTSAGQVFAGEIDNLIQHWNYVSELTKALQHDEIGTLHIGGIESMMESVLPNALRKFQEQKPKMACNFIQGNTDSLSQLVLQSELDFAICGEPSDLSFFYFEPLYHEKIAFIVDENHPLSGRDDISFREILEYPIIAGGRTCLYYLRLAKQFSRFESKPTLSTISQISAIPHFVRKNPGVGVVLDSTALMTDIVKIDVALSEPFIQVGILQRRNREYLATSSKKLILKIIKEEIERISNANPTLHI, from the coding sequence ATGGATCTAAAAGAACTGATGGCTTTTAAGACCATTCTTCAAGAAGGCACTTTCTCACGCGCTGCCGAGAAGTTGAATTATGCGCAGTCTACCATTACCAACCAAATTCAACGACTTGAAAAAGAACTGGGCATACAACTCTTTCACAGAGGCTGGGAAGTAGAACTGACAAGTGCTGGGCAAGTTTTTGCAGGGGAAATCGATAACCTTATTCAACATTGGAACTATGTATCAGAACTCACCAAGGCTTTACAGCATGACGAAATTGGCACACTTCATATCGGAGGCATTGAATCCATGATGGAATCCGTCCTACCGAACGCCTTGCGAAAGTTTCAGGAGCAAAAACCAAAGATGGCATGTAACTTCATTCAGGGTAACACTGATTCCCTCTCACAGCTTGTCCTCCAAAGTGAGCTGGATTTCGCCATCTGCGGTGAGCCGTCCGACCTGTCTTTCTTTTATTTCGAACCGCTCTATCACGAGAAAATCGCTTTTATAGTAGATGAAAATCATCCTTTAAGCGGACGAGACGATATTTCATTTCGAGAAATTCTTGAATATCCAATTATAGCTGGAGGGCGCACTTGCTTATATTACCTTCGGTTAGCTAAGCAATTTTCGAGATTCGAATCAAAGCCCACTTTATCCACCATAAGCCAAATTTCTGCTATTCCTCATTTTGTAAGAAAGAACCCTGGGGTAGGGGTAGTGCTTGATTCGACAGCTTTAATGACAGATATCGTAAAAATAGATGTTGCACTAAGCGAACCGTTCATACAAGTAGGTATATTGCAGCGGCGCAACCGAGAATATCTAGCAACATCATCTAAAAAACTAATCCTAAAAATCATAAAAGAAGAAATTGAGAGGATTAGTAACGCTAATCCTACGCTCCACATTTGA
- a CDS encoding tautomerase family protein, with amino-acid sequence MPFIRVSYLEQQYDIHQLEGICRAIMSALIQHFHVPEDDMFQVFHAHKAGEYFYSKDYLNIERSDGLIYIQVTLKSGRSTEQKKSFYARLAEELSMTLNIRKEDIFIVLVDTEFEDWSFGNGVAQMLQPPVREA; translated from the coding sequence ATGCCTTTCATTAGAGTCAGTTATCTGGAGCAACAATACGACATTCATCAGCTAGAAGGAATATGCAGAGCGATTATGAGCGCGTTAATTCAGCATTTCCATGTACCGGAGGATGATATGTTTCAGGTTTTTCATGCGCATAAAGCGGGGGAATATTTTTATAGTAAAGATTATTTAAATATTGAACGAAGCGACGGACTGATATATATCCAAGTTACGCTAAAATCCGGAAGATCAACGGAACAGAAGAAAAGCTTTTACGCGAGGCTAGCCGAGGAATTATCGATGACGCTAAACATCAGAAAAGAAGATATATTCATTGTGCTCGTCGATACGGAATTCGAAGATTGGTCGTTTGGTAACGGTGTTGCTCAAATGCTACAACCTCCGGTTAGGGAGGCGTAA
- a CDS encoding carboxymuconolactone decarboxylase family protein, with the protein MAHQKIATNVRESLGEFAPAFVEYSENVLFGDLWRREQLSLRDRSMITISALVMGGMTEQLPYHLRLALENGLQLEEIVEAITHLSFYVGWPRASSALEVAKDVIGKNK; encoded by the coding sequence ATGGCGCATCAGAAAATCGCCACAAATGTACGGGAATCGTTAGGCGAGTTCGCTCCGGCATTCGTCGAATACTCGGAAAATGTGTTGTTTGGGGACTTATGGAGACGTGAGCAATTATCACTTCGGGATCGTAGCATGATTACGATTTCTGCCTTGGTGATGGGGGGCATGACGGAACAACTCCCCTATCATCTGCGCTTGGCTTTAGAGAACGGCTTACAACTTGAAGAAATCGTGGAGGCTATCACCCACCTTTCTTTTTATGTAGGTTGGCCGCGAGCCTCTTCAGCTCTAGAGGTTGCAAAGGATGTAATAGGAAAAAATAAATAA
- a CDS encoding sigma-70 family RNA polymerase sigma factor, whose product MLQYIEEAKQGDRQAFEQIVRHFTPMANAVAFEKLRDYQLAEDAVQEAFTEAFLHLNKLRAVEAFPGWFKAIVVRQCYRILRRKQHPALPYDEAAQATESSFSIADIIEKKETQRLVHESIAALTSNMRIAVQLYYFQGYSLQEIADFLGTSVSILKKRLFDARRKLKGALPVADVLSVFNHLYEGGKDVLHIVNGVVVGEKLRQGIVKGDVLVWREVYSHGPVFLDPADGDNRAVRAQYLEQTMGIPQREFIENSERQEKILADFHKYEEVVLWFEHDLFDQTMLSYLLHWFSKQKMLTTKLSLLCIGEYPGIKLFRGLGQLSIEQMETLSGTWKLIGAKELEAGQALWEAYVSPNPELLSQRLTTDTSALPFAHDAFRAHLSRFPSTTNGLGIVEQITLEMIHEGIKSPYELFKNVGDQLHILGMGDLQYWHILRKLVQGPYPLLQTHGCNEFPVYNDSVIQFKVCELVLTELGKSVIAGNEDWVQKNDSDEWFGGVHLQGLTPRWRWNPLVGALQDRSAEA is encoded by the coding sequence ATGCTTCAGTATATCGAAGAGGCTAAACAAGGAGACCGACAAGCTTTTGAACAGATTGTTAGGCACTTTACACCGATGGCCAATGCAGTTGCGTTCGAAAAGCTGCGTGACTATCAATTAGCGGAAGATGCTGTGCAGGAAGCTTTCACAGAAGCCTTTTTGCATTTGAATAAATTACGAGCAGTAGAGGCATTCCCGGGCTGGTTTAAAGCTATTGTGGTGCGGCAATGTTATCGCATCTTGCGAAGAAAGCAGCATCCTGCATTACCCTACGATGAAGCTGCGCAAGCGACAGAATCTTCATTTTCTATAGCAGATATTATTGAGAAAAAGGAAACCCAGCGGCTGGTTCACGAGTCTATAGCTGCATTAACGTCCAATATGCGAATTGCTGTTCAATTATATTATTTTCAAGGCTACTCACTACAAGAGATTGCTGACTTTCTGGGGACTTCGGTTTCGATATTGAAGAAGCGACTTTTTGATGCCCGCCGCAAACTGAAAGGTGCATTGCCTGTGGCAGATGTTCTTTCCGTATTCAACCATTTGTACGAAGGGGGAAAAGATGTGCTTCACATTGTAAATGGAGTTGTAGTGGGAGAGAAGTTGCGGCAAGGAATCGTTAAAGGTGATGTACTGGTGTGGAGAGAGGTATATTCGCATGGGCCCGTATTTTTGGATCCTGCCGATGGAGATAACCGTGCAGTTCGAGCGCAATATTTGGAACAAACGATGGGAATTCCGCAGAGGGAATTTATTGAAAATAGTGAGAGGCAAGAGAAGATTTTAGCTGATTTTCATAAATATGAAGAAGTGGTGTTATGGTTCGAGCATGATCTTTTCGATCAGACGATGCTCAGTTATTTACTCCATTGGTTCTCGAAGCAGAAAATGTTAACCACCAAGCTAAGCTTACTATGCATTGGAGAGTATCCGGGAATAAAGTTATTTCGAGGACTTGGACAACTTTCTATAGAGCAGATGGAAACATTATCAGGCACATGGAAGCTAATCGGAGCCAAAGAACTAGAAGCAGGTCAAGCACTCTGGGAAGCCTATGTATCACCGAATCCAGAATTGCTGTCACAACGATTAACTACAGATACGTCGGCTTTACCCTTTGCACATGACGCCTTCCGGGCGCATTTATCACGCTTTCCTTCTACTACAAACGGACTTGGCATCGTAGAACAAATCACGCTGGAGATGATCCATGAGGGAATAAAATCACCCTATGAGCTGTTCAAAAATGTGGGTGATCAGCTTCATATCTTAGGAATGGGCGACTTGCAATATTGGCATATCCTAAGAAAGCTGGTACAAGGCCCGTACCCTTTGCTACAAACCCATGGATGCAATGAGTTCCCTGTTTATAACGATTCAGTAATACAATTTAAAGTCTGTGAGCTTGTATTAACAGAGCTAGGTAAGAGTGTAATAGCTGGAAACGAAGACTGGGTGCAGAAGAATGACAGCGATGAGTGGTTTGGAGGTGTACATCTGCAAGGATTGACTCCGCGCTGGCGGTGGAATCCGTTGGTCGGTGCGCTTCAGGATAGAAGTGCCGAGGCGTAA
- a CDS encoding ABC transporter permease, giving the protein MSIQNKTVMIRIAKANLKAEKTKNYFVGSVMALAAFLLTVVMTFGYNSFTNLQNESNFQALFYNLNNNEISRLKEIEEINKIGLYKEIGREKKEERLLSILYTDPAMMDLSNANIVLGKFPTKENEIAIEKDFQLSDDRSLGLGDSISLQFRNNASKEFQTSQFVITGILQTTASGNENRIGYNALVSSAFVEADPFLSKEDYSAAISINNSSSYSNEELKSKIKEIGQRMGIPERNIQINNVNVDSNNLSGSTVITILSIMLIIVLACWLVIYNIFYISITKRIKQYGQLRAIGATKKQIKQLVLYEGKNLSRKYIPIGVIFGCLMSWILSGFHWNAAPSFSLAFLAGLLTKVTVRASLNAPSKFASRISPITAIRHVDADVNTKKEKRNSKRLTPFSLAALNLSRSRKKTVLTLLSLFLSGTLFVSLGTLLNSVDPISKAEKYFPNHGQFDIQINNDLYSETTSLSDLQTEGQLSTSLKNKILAINEVEDVIEHQYIEAAIEGIKTDDGAAIVSIENIPTLNNERWSSHLAEGKIPDVDSSDASYILLNSASSDLDYYGAHYAVGDHISFIIANDQEKAKHDFEIIGDIPDKNSGTSFYLPPKVMQTTAPFNSNKSYEVITMDKANEELIKSELEGMILNEDTLKLLSFSEVVESNRIAFRTITISVYSFMVFIAVFSMINLLNTIITTISARKGELGLMQAIGMGRKQLMAMLTYETGFLVVGSFTMALVTGNLMGYMISKSAGNMGGLSYIQYQFPWSAIFLYFLVILLVQTGMVQFVRRTISKQSIIEQLN; this is encoded by the coding sequence ATGTCCATACAGAATAAAACAGTAATGATAAGAATTGCAAAAGCGAATTTAAAAGCGGAAAAAACCAAAAATTATTTTGTAGGGAGTGTAATGGCTTTAGCTGCATTTTTATTAACTGTTGTAATGACCTTTGGTTATAATTCTTTTACTAACCTACAAAATGAGTCGAATTTCCAAGCTTTATTCTATAACCTCAATAACAATGAAATCTCACGATTGAAAGAAATAGAGGAAATTAATAAAATCGGACTCTATAAGGAAATAGGCAGAGAGAAAAAAGAAGAACGTTTATTGTCCATTCTCTACACGGATCCAGCCATGATGGATTTATCAAATGCCAATATCGTTCTGGGGAAATTTCCTACAAAAGAAAATGAAATTGCAATAGAAAAAGACTTTCAGTTATCCGATGATCGAAGCCTGGGGCTTGGCGATTCTATTTCTTTGCAATTTAGAAACAATGCCAGCAAAGAATTTCAAACCAGCCAATTTGTGATTACTGGAATTCTGCAAACAACCGCATCAGGTAACGAGAATCGAATCGGTTACAATGCTCTGGTATCAAGCGCGTTCGTTGAGGCGGATCCGTTTCTTTCCAAAGAAGATTACTCCGCGGCAATTAGCATCAACAATAGCAGCAGTTATTCCAACGAGGAACTGAAGTCAAAAATCAAAGAAATAGGGCAGCGAATGGGTATCCCTGAGAGAAATATTCAGATCAATAATGTGAATGTGGATAGTAATAATCTGTCAGGAAGCACTGTGATAACCATCCTGTCTATCATGCTGATTATCGTACTGGCTTGTTGGCTTGTCATCTACAATATCTTTTATATTTCAATTACTAAGCGAATTAAACAATACGGACAACTTAGAGCAATCGGTGCAACAAAAAAGCAGATAAAACAGCTTGTTCTATATGAAGGGAAAAATCTTTCAAGAAAATATATCCCTATTGGAGTTATCTTTGGATGTTTAATGAGCTGGATTTTAAGTGGCTTTCACTGGAATGCAGCTCCAAGTTTTTCACTTGCTTTTTTAGCAGGTTTGCTCACCAAAGTAACAGTTAGAGCTTCATTAAACGCACCATCTAAATTCGCATCAAGAATCTCCCCTATAACAGCGATTAGACATGTAGATGCCGATGTTAATACAAAAAAGGAGAAAAGAAACTCTAAAAGACTAACACCATTTTCTTTAGCTGCATTGAACTTATCAAGAAGCAGGAAAAAGACGGTGTTAACTTTGCTGTCTCTTTTTTTAAGCGGAACGCTATTTGTTTCCTTGGGGACATTGTTAAACTCGGTCGACCCAATCTCAAAAGCAGAGAAATATTTTCCAAATCATGGTCAGTTTGATATTCAAATTAATAATGATTTGTATTCTGAAACAACCTCATTAAGTGATCTTCAGACGGAAGGGCAACTATCTACTTCTTTAAAAAATAAAATCCTAGCTATAAATGAAGTTGAGGACGTAATCGAACATCAGTATATTGAAGCTGCTATCGAAGGAATAAAAACGGATGACGGGGCCGCGATAGTCAGTATTGAGAATATCCCTACGTTAAACAACGAAAGATGGAGTAGTCATTTGGCTGAGGGGAAGATCCCGGATGTTGATTCATCGGATGCATCCTACATTCTCTTGAACAGCGCCAGTAGTGACTTAGATTATTACGGGGCTCATTACGCTGTCGGTGATCATATTTCATTCATAATTGCTAATGATCAGGAGAAGGCCAAACATGATTTTGAGATCATTGGAGATATTCCGGATAAGAATTCAGGAACTTCATTTTATCTTCCACCCAAAGTAATGCAAACTACAGCCCCTTTTAATAGCAATAAGAGCTACGAAGTTATTACTATGGATAAAGCGAATGAAGAGTTAATAAAGAGTGAGTTAGAGGGTATGATTCTCAATGAGGATACACTCAAATTATTGTCTTTTTCCGAAGTTGTGGAATCCAATAGAATTGCTTTTAGAACTATCACTATTTCAGTGTATAGTTTTATGGTTTTTATAGCAGTATTCAGTATGATCAATCTCTTGAACACCATAATCACCACTATTTCTGCAAGAAAAGGGGAGCTAGGCCTTATGCAAGCCATAGGAATGGGCCGAAAACAATTAATGGCTATGTTAACCTATGAAACAGGATTTTTAGTTGTCGGAAGCTTTACGATGGCTCTTGTTACGGGCAATCTAATGGGATACATGATAAGTAAGAGTGCGGGGAATATGGGGGGGCTTTCCTACATTCAATACCAATTCCCTTGGAGTGCTATTTTCCTGTATTTCTTGGTTATTTTACTTGTCCAGACTGGTATGGTTCAGTTTGTTAGACGAACAATATCGAAGCAGAGCATTATAGAGCAATTAAATTAA
- a CDS encoding phosphotransferase, translated as MLKLPVYHSVISSHALVPVINDLYEIGDVLECSFYENGLNDTYLLKTSIDKYILRIYKAHWRNKHEIDFEVEVLNHLNKKNIPVSAPVISRDGGYLIELEAPEGTRYAVLFTFAKGNYSDEKTSCELYGEQVAKMHLAMDDFECGQQRFTLNLDHLLKEPLQSIRKPLSHRQEDIDYLESLSEVLANSIAEISSELDWGACHGDLHGANVHFYEDTLTHFDFDCGGFGWRAYDVSVFLWSRVRGKEREHFDNEQWTVFLESYQKHKVLSENDLKAIPIFVAIREIWLMGLHTGNAQVWSCGWQNDHYFNTNLQFLRNWCEVHSIQ; from the coding sequence ATGCTGAAACTACCGGTGTATCATTCCGTTATTTCTTCCCATGCCTTAGTACCCGTAATTAATGATCTTTATGAAATCGGGGATGTTTTGGAGTGTAGTTTTTATGAGAACGGACTTAATGATACCTATTTACTAAAGACCTCTATTGATAAATACATTCTTAGGATCTATAAAGCTCATTGGCGAAATAAACATGAGATTGATTTTGAAGTGGAGGTATTGAATCACTTAAATAAGAAGAATATCCCTGTATCGGCTCCGGTAATCAGCAGGGATGGTGGTTACCTAATTGAGCTGGAGGCTCCTGAAGGAACACGTTACGCAGTACTGTTTACTTTTGCAAAAGGCAATTATTCCGATGAAAAAACTAGCTGTGAATTATACGGTGAACAAGTGGCTAAGATGCATCTGGCTATGGATGATTTCGAATGTGGGCAGCAAAGATTTACGCTTAATCTGGATCATCTGCTTAAAGAACCGCTTCAATCGATTCGCAAGCCTTTATCCCACAGGCAAGAGGATATCGATTATCTAGAATCTTTGTCGGAAGTATTGGCAAATAGCATAGCTGAAATCTCATCAGAGCTGGATTGGGGGGCATGTCATGGTGATCTTCATGGAGCGAACGTACATTTCTACGAGGATACCCTGACTCATTTCGACTTTGATTGCGGAGGTTTTGGCTGGAGGGCCTATGATGTTTCCGTGTTTTTGTGGTCAAGGGTTAGAGGGAAAGAACGAGAGCATTTTGACAATGAACAATGGACTGTTTTCCTGGAGTCATACCAAAAGCATAAAGTATTATCTGAGAACGATCTAAAGGCAATCCCTATATTTGTTGCTATCCGGGAGATATGGTTGATGGGTCTGCACACAGGGAACGCACAGGTTTGGAGTTGTGGGTGGCAAAACGATCATTACTTCAATACTAATCTGCAATTCCTACGTAATTGGTG